atttaccgTAATGCCATAGCGTCTGCGTGTTGACACCCTCATGGACAGGGTGGCTGGTGGGATGAGGCCGCACATATCCAGCAGAGGGAGGCAGAGGCATTCACCATGGTCTCGAGCTGTGATGCAGGCGAAGCAAGGAAAGCACCACACCGAGAAACAGCCTGgggacacacacccacactttATAAATGACTGATGTATAATTAACAGCTGCAAGTGATCATTTGAATGTCTTTAAAGCTTAATGCTACATTATGTTCCAGTATGTTCATGTTAATACAACAGTGTGAGGCTGAGTTTTAGAGCTCCCTAAAGCTCTATACAGACTATATTATTTGACTTATCTGGAATACATTATCCAATATATAGGACTGAATGAAATGCTATATATTTTTGATTATCAAGCAGGTACAGTCTAACAAACTTACATTCGTTGACGCTATCACACTCGCAGATGCTGGTGCTCCACTGGTCCGAGGTAGCTGCCGCTACAAGTGGCTTCGGCTGCTGGATGACCATCTTGGTAGCCATACTGAAGACTTTATgacaggaaaaacacacaaaaaagactTAGTGAAATagactgtaatttttttcttgagtTGAGCATCTgtaaaatgcttcagaactgcatcaaccttttttttatgattaaataaataataattttaaataattcaataaaattgCAAAGCCACATTTAATGAAAGAAATGCACTATATACAtaagaaatattattattattattattattattattattattagtagtagtagtagtagtagcagtagtagtagtagaagtataGAATCTTGCAGAGTAAAAAGAAAATAGTAAAAGCGTTAGGCTTccttaaaataaattgtaagcaATTGTTGCaaatttcagtaaaaacacacaacgATCTGTTACCCTAATGCGTTTCCCTTACTGCTCAGGTTTACAGCCGTCTGCTGACTTACCTGTGAGATGAATCCCAGGAGAGCACTGAAAGGTGATTGTTGAGTGGGCCACTTTATTTAGGCAAAAAGGGCGGTGGCCAGGAATGCCATGATGCAATTTCCTTTTTCACGCAAAAGGGTCAATACAGATACACGCAGACGTGTGAAATCCCTTGCCACCAgacacgcacgcatacacgtACGCATGTCCTCCAGGATGCTTATCACAGAAAAGATTCTGAGTGACTGGTTCAGCCAGCCAAGTGAACATTAGTGATGTAATTTCTGAGAAAAAATGCCAGATCAATAGATTGAGTAGGTCACAGTGTTCTTACTCTgaaactctaacacactgtgATGCTCTTGCACATCTGCAAGGCACTTTTTCAATAGAGTGCCGGTGTAAAGGTTTGGTTTCAAAGCAGGAAGTCAAAAAAGTATCCAGAATTTCATATTCTGAAATGCATATTCTGGAATTATTTCATTGCTAGTTTTGTTTATGTAGTTTAAAGTAATAGGAAATAATCCCAGGACCCAACTGtatcataaataaaatgcatcagGTGCATCATTTTGTGGAACTTTTTATCACATTGATCAAGCTGAAGAGACACTGATTACATACTTGTAAGAAATACTTGTATGAAAAGTACAGGACATTATGAGGGTAGATCTGTTTCAGTATTATCTTGTTTATTTAGTACATTCTGCAAATATGGTGTGGTATGAGTTTGTGAGTGATGCTAAGATGGTAGTTAtttcaacaagcacacattTCCAGgcttattacatttttaatatagtgtttGATTTCACTGGTTCTTTGTTATTCTCAGGAGCACTCACTTCTTAGACCATTTGCTCTTacatttttgtgaaataaaactattttaacttaaataacatttataaaccaGCCACATACTGTAAACACTTTATATTTGAGTACTTTGACAAACCATGTCattattgcttttatttctgCAGTATCACAAAGTATATTGCAAAATGTCTTTTATGGCTAGATGGCTGTAACTGAGATGTGATGGTTAAAGCACACAGCAGATAACATCATCAGGTTAGAAAGGCATGTAACCTTTATGAGAACACTATGCATGCATGGCCTTCTCTGCCCCTGAAATGCATCAAGAAGGATTTTGTGGTCCTGGACAGAGAGATCCAGAAAgaagctctctgtctctctcagttgATTGTGAGTACTGGGGgccaaatgctaaaaaaaaaagaaagctgatAGGCTCAGTATTACCCGAGGCTGTCCATAGCACTGTGTCTCAAACCGCtgatacagttatacacaggaTCCAGTTACCGCATACAAGAACAACCGCAGTCTTGCCTCAGGACTGGCTCTGAGTGAAATGAAGGACTGCTGATATTTTtcttgtagaggttttataacATTATGCACTGTTCTAGCAGttattgcaactttttttttgtgcaccTTTAGACAGATAAAATGAGAACATTCATATATTCTGAATCTTCTGAGCACTTATCTTATGataatttataatttcataTTGTGAAATAGGGACAGACAAGAAGAGGAATAGTTTctgacaatattttatttatgttcgTGTACATATTTTGATACAAATTCAGCAAAGTTTTTTGGATTTGAGAATCAGCACAATTAACAAACATGGTAATTAAGTAAATATTATACAGGCAAGGATATAATATCtcataattataaatacaaagAGGGGCACTGAACTTTTTACagaatgcttttattttctgaacGTATACGTCTTCATGCATGAGCATTTGACTGACACATATCAGACCTGTGCCCCAAACAGTGAATAAACAAAGGATGCAAAAAAGTGTCTCTGTTGTCACATGGATGATTCTGATAGCATTAAAAATCATCTAATGTAAGaaatgatagtgatgatgatgatgatgatgatgacagtgttATTTCCTTCTCTGGAAGCTTGTGACAGGATGGTGACGGGCCTTCATCTCACGTCTTATCTGGCACCAGGAGCACGGGCCACAGCAGCAGGCGTACACGCAGTCGTTGCATATGGAGTCCTGGTGAAACAGCAAGGCAGGGAGATGAGAAAACTTCAACATTCAAATGCAACATTCACTGAGGTACTTCATTACCTCAGTGGTTCAATTAACTTTTCATTGATATATAATTTCACATATTATTTCACATTacatgcatattattattattacattaataattagaattaattaatgattatttatgattatttggATTAAAGAAGAGTACTGTATCTGATCCTGATACCTTTGGGTATCTCTGTACTCAAAGAGGTAACAACTagttgaaaaataaatcaaacagtgaaataattgcCCGCAGAATGTCTGAAGTATCTTTACCTCGATGCCGTAGGTGAGTCTAGTGGACACTCGCATGGCCATGGCAATGGGTGGGATGAGTCCCCAGCACTCTAGCAGAGGTAGACACAAACACTCGCCGTGGTCCTTGGCAGTGATGCAGTTGAAGCAGGGGTTACACCAGAATGCACAGCAACCTGTACAGACCCAAAACACAGAGCTCTCACTATTTAGCTGATAGTTCTAACTCACATGAATGATCACACAAATTAATTTCATATACTGCATAAAGACAGCGACTCctagttaattattttatattaatgcttattttattaaatattaatcttaaagcatattatttgaTACTTATTTATTCCGTAATTACAGTGAGATGTATATAAATGGAAGATATGTCATTACTGGCATGAGGAGTGTAAATCTAACAGTCAGTAAGAGGTAGAGGTTTACATACtaacatataaaattaaaagcagagaaagaaacagctcTTTCACTCACAGTCACAGATGCTGTCGCACTCGCAGATGCCGCTGGACCACTGTTCAACACCTGGAGCGATTACAACCGGCTTGGGCTGATCAATGACCATCCTGGTCGCCATGGTTTAATAACTGTCTAAAATACAAACGTATGATAACACTATGATAACACTGACGGAATATTAATTTATCTGTCAAAAGAAAaagttagtttttttatttggtcCTATGGATAAATAATCaagaagctgaaaaaaaattcttacatttaattatttaaagcaaTTTGTAGTAATgtcaaataattaattttacatcAGCGAATTCATAGCAGCAATATGCAATATCTTTATAGAGTCCTACCTTAACGGTGTGGCAAGGTGCAGGAGACAGATCAGGTAGACAAAGATGGAAACAAGTGTCTGGACTCTGAAGAAACAGAATGTGTGGCTTTATATGAcaggcacacatgcacacacgtacacatgcgCAAACTCACGTACGTACATACATGCAGCTTCACCTATTACGAAGTGTGTTTTCACAAGATTATCATCAAAATGTGTCTCTTTCGTCCCGGAGCAGGTTGGATGAGTACATACCCTAACACTTTTATCAGCAGATGTGGAGATGAGTGCATGTTTCTCTGACATGCTgcttaattaaacataataagTGTAGCCCAAAGTAATACGTGACTCATGAATTTTGCTAAGTAAGCCAATAAATCAAAAAACCACCAAATATAAGTGacctgtataaataaatgtacataggTGAAGCTCACTTTTTGTAAATGTACATGTCTAAAAATGTATTACGACTCTTTATTTAGTTTTGAATGATTGTGGGGAAAGTGTAATAATCACTctgaaatagatttttaaaaaaataattatattaaaacaatGGTCCTTTCATTTAAAGAGAACTTTGTTTTAGCTTAaaatcactgattattatttagttatttatcttATAACATAGTATGCAGTAACCGTCactaattattcagtaattacagtgaaactaGCAGGAAAGGTGTGTAGATATGTGAGGGAGAAAGGTCTGGacccactttatttatttatttatactttatttatttatactattatttatattgtgtaaatgtaCCTGTCTAAAAATGTATTACGACTCTTTATTTAGTTTTGAATGATTGTGGGGAAAGTGTAATAATTACtctgaaatagattttttttaaaaaaataattatattaaaacaatGGTCCTTTCATTTAAAGAGAACTTTGTTTTAGCTTAaaatcactgattattatttagttatttatcttATAACATAGTATGCAGTAACCGTCactaattattcagtaattacagtgaaactaGCAGGAAAGGTGTGTAGATATGTGAGGGAGAAAGGTCTGGacccactttatttatttatacttttttttaaccaccacctcacacaaCCTAAGTTCTAACTAATATTTTGGAGTACCAAAAAAGCTAGTCTTGGAGAATAAGTTGAATAACTTCATAATCACGTATTTTCCTTGTAGTGAAGGAGGCTCCACATTCTAGCTACATAAAGTTTGGCATGCTGTAGATAACAGTTGGGTTTGAGTTCAGCTCTGCCTCAGATCACTGCCTCTGTTGGTGAGAGGAGCTGGCTGCGTTCGACCGAGGTGTTAAAGCCAGACAGTTTCTTCCTATAGTGTGCTTCTAAGGCACTATATCACATAAACATATGTCTAGGGGTACAGAATGATATTGAATTGTGAtatgaaaatgatcaaattcaGTTGAATTGTCTGAATTTTCCTTCTTCATGAATAGAAGGTTAAAGTCAGATACATGACCAGAGAAATATAagttgttattttacatttaatatctataaccacaaacactacacatttAATAGGCTGTTTTCAGTGTAAGACtctgcattttttattataaacatttggATATTTGGATCTGCATTTATCTGGATAAACATGACAATGAATATGATTAAGGTCTTAAGGTGTTAATATCAATAAAGTTATTACTACACATTATCACACAAGTCTTTATAAGAGATAATAGATGTGAATGTCTGTAGTGTCGGCTTTATGCTAAACAATATTAGTCCTGGATGAAGAGTTGCTTAAATAGAGTAACTTCACGATCACATATTTTCCAGCACTAAACCACACATTATACTAATTTCAGCATGTGTGGTGAAGGAAGCTCCTCTTAGTGGATATATAAAGTATGGCATGCTGCAGTTAAAACTGGGAGTGttggtgagagaaaaaaaacaacagctttcAAGTCAGACAATTTCTTCCAATAGTATGCTTCTGTGTAATGCTATGGCATTATCTCatgagaaaatgaaaggaataaaCTAAAAGGAATGGAACTTTTTGTGTATGTGCGTATGGGTGCAGAATTATACTGAAGAGTGACATAGAAATGTTCAAAGGAGACAATTTCAGTTGAATTGGCACaaaactacactacccatcagccccagcacatcacaCCTAACTAATCACTCTCTCACCCATGTCTCATTATGACTTGTTACACACATTGATGGATTATTGGACTACTGTCATTTTTGATACTTGACTTTGCACAGATTTTTTAAAGTTCATTACTGGCACTGTCACTTTTTTGTCTGGTAATTATTATTTGGGTTATTATTGCTATGTCTGTATATTTGGTTATTTTGCATTTAGTAGTATCATctattgtattttttgtcttgtgtATAGTCTGTGGAGAAATATTCAAgcaagaatttcattgtactttGTCATGGTACTTGGACATATGACAATAAACGTAGTGACTTGTGCCTTGTGGTAGCACCACTATGTAAGTTCTAGTTTTTCAGTGTGTCACCGTCAAGCttttggtttttgtgtgtgcctCATTATTGCTTATAATCTGCATGTTTCATGCTTTGTATCCATACTTCATGTTaatggttcttgttttcactgttttgtttcttttggcCTTATCATCTCCAATAAATGACCTGCACTCGCATCTGCCTCATCTACCAATTCCTGACACCAAAAAAACACTTATCGTATAGTCCATGCTTatcttatatactgtatactcaaTAAAGTTgagtcagcatttttttttcacccatttTATTTGGGAAACACATAACATGAAATCtaataaagattaaagattGTAGCCTAGTGCTACAGTCAGCGACATTATTACtacacattatcacacacaaaataaaagctATAAGACTTTATTAATGATAACAAAATTCAATTCTATGTATGTATATAGGATTTGTATTTAGGCCAATAAGTCATGTATGATCATTGCTTTTGAAGAATGTACACAAAAGTCACCATGCCAAATCAGTAGTACACTGTAAATTTACTGTagatttactgtatattgtagtatttacagtactgtatgagcaaatgagcaaatgtactgaATTATGTGCTATTTTATACTATgcaagatattacagtactttgcTGTAAATATGGTTTACTGCAgaatttacagtaatttataaGCAACTCGAGTTGCCAGTAAATTATTGCAAAATTCacagcattttttaatttgttaatttattactacttttttttttttacagtgttacGATTGTTGTTTCAGAacttagcattttattttaatttacttagTTCTTGCCTTGTGGCagtattatctatctatctatctatctatctatccatcacctccaaaaaacatgctggtaggtggactggctacagtAAATTGCCCCatgtgtgaataagtgtgtaaatgtgtgcttGTATAGTGCCCTCGTATGGACCGGCATCCCAGATTATCCCCGGAGAGAGTAACTATCTATTCGATGCGAGTAACCTTCCAACCCTGAACCCTTGATTTCAACAGCACAAACAGATAGTCAGATTTCCTCCACCACTTTCCCCCCAAATGTGCATTAACATTGCAAGCATAGGAGTCCAAGCTAGGGTTACCTTCTGCAACATTAGAATGCAAACACCTCCCTCTAGTGCTTAGATCAGGTAAAAACAGTACTGAGAAACAGACTACATTTCAGCATATAGAGAGTCATTACCACATTGTAAATGATTATACAGACAGTATCATTGTACTTTACTTTGTTAATGATGTCATATATTCATTAATGATCATGACGATGAGTCTTCATCTTGCTCGAGCGTTAATTACTGTGACTGATTGTTTACGTGCTCTCATCTCTCGTGACATCTGGCACCAAACGCAGGGAAGGCAGAAGAATGAATAGATGCAGTCATTGCATATAGATCCCtaggggagaaagagaaagagatacagacaaagacagagagaaagagagagactcatAAATAACATACAAAGTAGTTTAGAAGTTATGAATGCAAACTGAGCCTGGACATGATTATACGTGTCAGACTGGGCAGGTTAATAGAGTGCCACTTTTTGATCTCAGATGACTCTTGGGGATTTACAGCATACAACCACAGACTGAGATATGCTTTTTTAGCATACAGGTGTGACTTATTAAAATCATAAACCTCACCATGATATAGTTTAGGGATAATTGTTAATTGAAACATTAATATATGACAGGAAAACCCTTAAATAtagacacatttttaaacaaaagtggaCACAAATGTATTTATGAGTATACATGTACACAGTAAAGAGTATTTCTCCAAGGATCACACCTGGAGATTTGCAAAATCGGTAGCATTTTGTGGTTAGTCTCCAAATCTACAATGAAACAAACCTCCAGGCCTTTAAAATATTCAGAAGGTGTGCCAAAAGAAAgccttttctttcatctaaTAGGTCAAGTAAAAAAAGGTGGCTATATGGCATTTGattctctatatctctctcttttaagACAAAAGCATTTACTGAATGACTCCTGAGTCCAGTAGGTGGCgacaaaaaaatatttcatccCTCATTTATTTTGCTCTAACCTGAATGCCATAGCGCTCGCGCATTGATGCCCTCATGGCCAGGGTTATTGGGGGAATCGGGCCATAATCGAGCATtggtaaacacaaacactctccaaAATTACTCGCCGTATTGCAGGCGAAACAGGGGAAACACCAGAATGCAAAACAACCTGTGAACACAAACAGGGTCAGAGAAATACAGGGAAATTCAGTCATGACCAATGTGGGACTGCTCAAATCATTTGGAGCTGTATAGAGGCTAGTGTGTATGGTATAATATGTATGGTATAATAAgattatactattatattatctataataagataataagaaTAACCATGGAATTAAACATAATGACTACAAATTATGACATTTACTTAATCAATGGAATATTATGAACATAACTATTGGGTTCATAAAAATTCTGTTCTCAGGGCAGTGAAGGTTCATTCTGACATAAAAGTTGATAATATGGTAAATATTCTGGTCATAAAGGGTCTTTAAGGTGTGCCATGTACAACtgtgctgaaaaatccagctggGCCTGACCGCTACTAGCTGTTATAACACAGACTGAGCTGCTCAAGCTGGGAGACTGTACTACTATATATGCACCTTATTTCTTGAATAAGTTGATCAATAACTGTATGAGTTCTTCTGATTACCTTAcccttgtgttattttcttaactCGTCTACAGTGTGGCATTAGTAACTctaattcagaaactgttttCTTTGGGGCAGTTTGACCAGCTCAGAATGTGTTTTGTCAGCAGGTAGCTGAACTGACCAAGCTGGAAAAGCAGGACATTACCAAGTTAGCATTTCACAAAACTGCTGGTCTAACCACACTTGCTTCAAACCATGTCATGTGGTTTGTGATGCTATAGAAATACATAGGACGTCATCCAGATAAACACAGTAGCGGCAGCCATCTTAAAGCTGGAGACTCTTTACTTTCTCTGCACATGTTCTGTGAGTGGTATGTCCACATTCTGTTCAATTTGGAttagaaatgttaaaatatgatCTAATCCTTCTGTtttatgatagatagatagatagatagatagatagataggtctTGTTTCCCGATAACTATTAATCTCACTTGAGTAATAAcctgcagttttatttttaaaaaatgaccttTCCATTTGTTTCTGAACAGTGTTACTTCCCTTCCTACCTTTTTTGGTGGTCATTGCTAATCTTCACTCATAGCTATCAGATATTACTCAGGGGTTTTCATACTTTAGCACTGTTGTAGGACTGAATGAGGCAAATGTCCTCTTTCTTATACATAAGCTTGAAGACATCCGGGATCGGCTAGTGTTACATTGAATGAACACGGAGAGAGGAAGGTCAGTCATCACAAAGTTGTGCATAAAAGGAGTTTATCTCTGGTATGTGCTCTGACTTCTGTGCTCAACCTCTGGAAAAAATGCAGAGGGTGTTTTTTCCTGATCTAGTGTGCTTCATGCATAGTGTTATGTCACGCATGACTGTCTAGTTTTCAGGTGAACAGGTGTCTAGTCCTGTACCTGTCATACAGGACAAGACAATGCCCCTcctttttttactgtaaaatacattattacAATGTAAATGAAAAGAAGTTTGCAGACTGACTCACAATCTGCTAGATTGTCACAGCAGTCACAGATTCCTGAGCTCCACTGATTGGAGTGTGTCGTGTTCACCACTACGACAGGCGAAGGTTGCTGCACGACCATCTGTGCCATGATGcctgtgcacatacacacatagagagTGACATTTTAATCCTGAAGCCTTTCCGTGAGTCTTAatgcaagacactacaggtaaTAAAACTGGATAAATTGCATCTATAACATGTCCACTCTTAATCTTtggtaataaaaatatcagaatcagtagtaatatgtttatttcactgtttttttgtcCATTCACAACTACTGTATTATCTGAAAGTTAGCAACATTGAAGAAACCTTTAAGCCCCACCCTCTCTGCACAATCATCTcattttacaatgtttacaatgGAGACATTTGCACTGCACTGCCAGTTTAATACCCCTTACTGCACTACCACATCGCACTCTGACATtgtattctttttcttttgtgtgtgtgtgtctatatatatatatatatatatatatatatatatatatatatatatatatatatatatatatatatatatataaaaaatatatacacacagtactgtgtatatatatatatatatatatatatatatatatgagtctttataagtcttaggcaccctatttttttagtacaaactttgttatagatttttattttatgacttctacattattgattcagtacaaaaaacattttagatttccaaacattagttttccagcacaaaattaaatgttacagaaaaaggtttgaa
This genomic interval from Pangasianodon hypophthalmus isolate fPanHyp1 chromosome 4, fPanHyp1.pri, whole genome shotgun sequence contains the following:
- the ponzr4 gene encoding placenta-specific gene 8 protein, yielding MATKMVIQQPKPLVAAATSDQWSTSICECDSVNECCFSVWCFPCFACITARDHGECLCLPLLDMCGLIPPATLSMRVSTRRRYGITDSICNDCVYTFFCGPCSWCQIRREMKARLHPVTLLNNRPMG
- the LOC113540514 gene encoding cornifelin homolog gives rise to the protein MATRMVIDQPKPVVIAPGVEQWSSGICECDSICDCCCAFWCNPCFNCITAKDHGECLCLPLLECWGLIPPIAMAMRVSTRLTYGIEDSICNDCVYACCCGPCSWCQIRREMKARHHPVTSFQRRK
- the LOC113539775 gene encoding cornifelin homolog B, with the translated sequence MAQMVVQQPSPVVVVNTTHSNQWSSGICDCCDNLADCCFAFWCFPCFACNTASNFGECLCLPMLDYGPIPPITLAMRASMRERYGIQGSICNDCIYSFFCLPCVWCQMSREMRARKQSVTVINARAR